One part of the Dysidea avara chromosome 10, odDysAvar1.4, whole genome shotgun sequence genome encodes these proteins:
- the LOC136268900 gene encoding uncharacterized protein isoform X2, with protein sequence MLQYCNNVQHLSLPSTTLDPEQLRNIIHHMGCLQALEFKVLKVGDGSEIKQLLLNNTGQLRELTIISDTYYYLKPRELFTYWKILKFRPSRLNFIAIVNYNNFERLAFYVSELNTIPTGTTAIFRVYNKSTKVPINFSPTLPHFQLQLEESGQVTIPCVKLSDFGILGLDNDVAVMTDCQYGGKTVYMVKYQIGQSIVSQQNFIHIVRFSGISCATHFDLSYCSSLHSGHLEQLAINCPNLQELNLGYSHCCLQSLQGLRAIATHCHNLQGLNLLGTHVSKVEDHILLWEILSDMKLTHLAVEFCVLRATKKEKLICLYQKCYIRGIQCEYCRYCGIFTDEDTLMLSYFPSLNCCYLQSSGVVTAVPTIVQDVVNNCNELECVRFYLVLSQPLSLVLTHSHTLQQLYINSLKTIVPNDFMASFSAHGGLVHVVMMVGSLTAEGITSLVRSSPKLITLYLHAGSIHHGDVDVDFFSAKLKKMFCKRRLFTAGYYMVNYNVYGDSTDVLWEHGTDLLPLWD encoded by the coding sequence ATGCTGCAGTATTGTAATAATGTACAACATCTTAGTCTACCATCAACCACGTTAGATCCTGAACAACTAAGAAACATAATACATCATATGGGATGTCTGCAAGCACTAGAGTTTAAGGTGCTCAAGGTGGGTGATGGTAGTGAAATTAAACAACTACTTCTCAACAACACTGGTCAGTTGAGAGAACTCACAATCATTTCAGatacttattattatttaaaacCTAGAGAGTTGTTTACTTATTGGAAAATATTAAAATTTAGGCCATCAAGATTAAATTTTATTGCTATAGTAAATTATAACAACTTTGAAAGACTGGCTTTCTATGTTTCTGAATTGAACACTATTCCTACTGGTACCACTGCTATCTTTAGAGTGTACAATAAATCTACTAAAGTACCAATAAACTTTTCCCCTACACTGCCACATTTTCAGCTACAATTAGAAGAATCTGGTCAAGTGACCATTCCATGTGTTAAACTCAGTGACTTTGGTATATTGGGATTGGACAATGATGTAGCAGTGATGACTGATTGTCAATATGGTGGAAAGACTGTGTATATGGTGAAGTATCAAATTGGTCAAAGCATTGTGAGCCAGCAGAACTTTATACATATTGTAAGATTTAGTGGCATTAGTTGTGCTACTCATTTTGATCTTTCTTACTGTTCCTCACTTCATTCTGGTCACTTGGAACAACTAGCTATTAACTGTCCTAATCTTCAGGAACTTAACTTAGGGTATAGTCATTGCTGTTTGCAAAGTCTACAAGGTCTGAGAGCTATTGCCACTCACTGTCACAACCTACAAGGACTAAACTTACTTGGTACACATGTTTCAAAAGTAGAGGATCATATCCTATTGTGGGAAATATTGAGTGATATGAAGTTGACCCACTTGGCAGTGGAGTTTTGTGTTTtgagagctacaaagaaagaaaagttgatttgtctgtatcagaagtgttacataagAGGAATACAATGTGAATATTGCAGGTATTGTGGGATTTTTACTGATGAAGACACTTTAATGTTATCCTATTTTCCATCACTAAACTGTTGTTATTTACAATCTTCTGGTGTAGTTACTGCAGTACCCACTATTGTACAGGATGTGGTTAATAACTGTAATGAACTAGAATGTGTACGTTTTTATCTAGTACTATCCCAACCCCTGTCACTCGTATTAACCCACAGCCACACTCTACAACAGTTATACATTAATTCACTAAAAACTATTGTTCCTAATGACTTTATGGCCTCATtttcagctcatggtggactggtacatgtagttATGATGGTAGGATCTTTGACAGCTGAAGGTATAACATCTCTTGTGAGGAGCTCACCGAAACTGATAACATTATATTTGCATGCTGGAAGTATACATCATGGAGATGTGGATGTAGACTTTTTTAGTGCCAAGCTAAAGAAAATGTTTTGCAAACGAAGACTATTTACAGCTGGTTACTACATGGTAAACTATAATGTATATGGAGATTCAACAGATGTGTTATGGGAACATGGGACAGATTTGTTACCACTTTGGGATTAA
- the LOC136268900 gene encoding uncharacterized protein isoform X1 — protein MDHDQDSSHEESLVNLLILPTELLVIIILFLSSVHDRVNLRYVSKRLKSVIDGTPSLWKEFVWTYYDNHDEYSLKEVLMVCGQDIKLLSFLNCRVPSTLVEMLQYCNNVQHLSLPSTTLDPEQLRNIIHHMGCLQALEFKVLKVGDGSEIKQLLLNNTGQLRELTIISDTYYYLKPRELFTYWKILKFRPSRLNFIAIVNYNNFERLAFYVSELNTIPTGTTAIFRVYNKSTKVPINFSPTLPHFQLQLEESGQVTIPCVKLSDFGILGLDNDVAVMTDCQYGGKTVYMVKYQIGQSIVSQQNFIHIVRFSGISCATHFDLSYCSSLHSGHLEQLAINCPNLQELNLGYSHCCLQSLQGLRAIATHCHNLQGLNLLGTHVSKVEDHILLWEILSDMKLTHLAVEFCVLRATKKEKLICLYQKCYIRGIQCEYCRYCGIFTDEDTLMLSYFPSLNCCYLQSSGVVTAVPTIVQDVVNNCNELECVRFYLVLSQPLSLVLTHSHTLQQLYINSLKTIVPNDFMASFSAHGGLVHVVMMVGSLTAEGITSLVRSSPKLITLYLHAGSIHHGDVDVDFFSAKLKKMFCKRRLFTAGYYMVNYNVYGDSTDVLWEHGTDLLPLWD, from the coding sequence ATGGATCACGATCAAGATAGTTCACATGAGGAATCTCTTGTCAACCTGTTAATACTTCCTACAGAGTTGTTGGTTATTATCATCTTATTTTTATCTTCAGTACATGACAGGGTAAACCTTAGATACGTTTCAAAGCGGTTGAAGAGTGTGATTGATGGAACACCATCACTGTGGAAGGAGTTTGTATGGACTTATTATGACAATCATGATGAATACAGTCTGAAAGAAGTCTTAATGGTGTGTGGACAAGATATCAAACTATTATCTTTTCTTAACTGTAGAGTACCATCAACACTGGTAGAGATGCTGCAGTATTGTAATAATGTACAACATCTTAGTCTACCATCAACCACGTTAGATCCTGAACAACTAAGAAACATAATACATCATATGGGATGTCTGCAAGCACTAGAGTTTAAGGTGCTCAAGGTGGGTGATGGTAGTGAAATTAAACAACTACTTCTCAACAACACTGGTCAGTTGAGAGAACTCACAATCATTTCAGatacttattattatttaaaacCTAGAGAGTTGTTTACTTATTGGAAAATATTAAAATTTAGGCCATCAAGATTAAATTTTATTGCTATAGTAAATTATAACAACTTTGAAAGACTGGCTTTCTATGTTTCTGAATTGAACACTATTCCTACTGGTACCACTGCTATCTTTAGAGTGTACAATAAATCTACTAAAGTACCAATAAACTTTTCCCCTACACTGCCACATTTTCAGCTACAATTAGAAGAATCTGGTCAAGTGACCATTCCATGTGTTAAACTCAGTGACTTTGGTATATTGGGATTGGACAATGATGTAGCAGTGATGACTGATTGTCAATATGGTGGAAAGACTGTGTATATGGTGAAGTATCAAATTGGTCAAAGCATTGTGAGCCAGCAGAACTTTATACATATTGTAAGATTTAGTGGCATTAGTTGTGCTACTCATTTTGATCTTTCTTACTGTTCCTCACTTCATTCTGGTCACTTGGAACAACTAGCTATTAACTGTCCTAATCTTCAGGAACTTAACTTAGGGTATAGTCATTGCTGTTTGCAAAGTCTACAAGGTCTGAGAGCTATTGCCACTCACTGTCACAACCTACAAGGACTAAACTTACTTGGTACACATGTTTCAAAAGTAGAGGATCATATCCTATTGTGGGAAATATTGAGTGATATGAAGTTGACCCACTTGGCAGTGGAGTTTTGTGTTTtgagagctacaaagaaagaaaagttgatttgtctgtatcagaagtgttacataagAGGAATACAATGTGAATATTGCAGGTATTGTGGGATTTTTACTGATGAAGACACTTTAATGTTATCCTATTTTCCATCACTAAACTGTTGTTATTTACAATCTTCTGGTGTAGTTACTGCAGTACCCACTATTGTACAGGATGTGGTTAATAACTGTAATGAACTAGAATGTGTACGTTTTTATCTAGTACTATCCCAACCCCTGTCACTCGTATTAACCCACAGCCACACTCTACAACAGTTATACATTAATTCACTAAAAACTATTGTTCCTAATGACTTTATGGCCTCATtttcagctcatggtggactggtacatgtagttATGATGGTAGGATCTTTGACAGCTGAAGGTATAACATCTCTTGTGAGGAGCTCACCGAAACTGATAACATTATATTTGCATGCTGGAAGTATACATCATGGAGATGTGGATGTAGACTTTTTTAGTGCCAAGCTAAAGAAAATGTTTTGCAAACGAAGACTATTTACAGCTGGTTACTACATGGTAAACTATAATGTATATGGAGATTCAACAGATGTGTTATGGGAACATGGGACAGATTTGTTACCACTTTGGGATTAA